The Hydrogenobacter thermophilus TK-6 genome window below encodes:
- the lepB gene encoding signal peptidase I: MEKRGKSWLTELIAVVVIVLLLRAFVVQAYNIPSGSMKPTLLVGDFILVNKLVYRFSEPQRGDIIVFKWPVDPRIDFIKRIIGVPGDVVQVKDYQVYVNGKPLPIKLIGEEYEAGNRKLIYEETLPNGVKHKIALYENPIIPRRDVPATVVPPNSYFVMGDNRDNSEDSRYWGFVPRENIEGKAFVIYFSGDIPPLESTDVNIFTGFRQLFLAVLHPRLDRIGKPIIW, encoded by the coding sequence ATGGAAAAAAGGGGAAAGAGCTGGCTTACAGAGCTTATAGCGGTTGTAGTAATAGTGCTTCTTTTGAGGGCTTTTGTAGTTCAGGCTTACAACATACCTTCGGGCTCCATGAAACCCACCCTGCTGGTGGGAGACTTTATTCTTGTAAACAAGCTTGTTTACAGGTTTTCTGAGCCTCAGAGGGGTGACATAATAGTGTTTAAGTGGCCTGTAGACCCCAGAATAGACTTTATAAAGAGGATAATAGGTGTGCCTGGTGATGTGGTGCAGGTAAAAGACTATCAGGTTTATGTAAACGGTAAACCTCTCCCTATAAAGCTAATAGGTGAGGAGTACGAGGCTGGCAACAGAAAGCTCATCTACGAGGAGACATTGCCCAACGGAGTAAAGCATAAAATAGCCCTTTATGAGAATCCTATAATCCCAAGAAGGGATGTGCCGGCTACAGTAGTGCCACCCAACAGCTACTTTGTGATGGGGGACAATCGCGATAACAGCGAGGACAGCAGGTACTGGGGTTTTGTGCCAAGGGAAAATATAGAAGGGAAAGCCTTTGTGATTTACTTTTCGGGAGATATACCACCCCTTGAGAGCACGGATGTGAACATTTTCACAGGTTTTAGACAACTCTTTTTAGCAGTTTTACACCCACGATTAGACCGCATAGGTAAACCTATAATATGGTAA
- the rlmN gene encoding 23S rRNA (adenine(2503)-C(2))-methyltransferase RlmN has protein sequence MECILRYNLEELKESLSKMGMPKYRAVQVLGWVYKKFQTDFDAMTDISKEDRKLLKENYRVHTLELTDEVHAEDSVKYLFKTLDGHTIESVLIRERDHLTLCVSSQIGCAVGCKFCATAIDGLTRNLRTDEIIDQLLQIQKKILPQRIRNVVFMGMGEPLANYENVRKAVEVMVSPWGIDLSKRRISVSTSGLIAQIKRMSEDPIMREVNLAVSLNAPSQKLRELIMPISKTNNLSELMQVLKEYPYPKGRRIMLEYVLIKGLNDKKEDALSLAQLIGKYKNKFKVNLIPYNPDPELPYERPSIEEVYEFQKVLWQTGISTFVRLSKGINIFGACGQLRQRDVVKWKEWKKGERAGLQSL, from the coding sequence ATGGAGTGCATTTTAAGGTATAACCTTGAAGAGCTAAAAGAGAGTCTTTCAAAAATGGGTATGCCAAAATATAGGGCTGTGCAGGTGCTGGGATGGGTATATAAAAAGTTCCAAACGGACTTTGATGCTATGACCGATATCTCAAAGGAGGACAGGAAGCTCCTTAAAGAGAACTACCGTGTGCATACGCTAGAACTGACGGATGAGGTACATGCAGAGGATTCTGTAAAGTACCTTTTTAAAACTCTGGACGGGCACACTATAGAAAGCGTCCTGATAAGGGAAAGGGATCACCTGACGCTGTGTGTATCTTCTCAGATAGGTTGCGCTGTGGGTTGTAAATTCTGTGCCACAGCCATAGACGGTCTTACAAGAAATCTTCGTACCGACGAGATAATAGACCAGCTGCTTCAAATCCAGAAAAAAATCCTTCCCCAAAGGATAAGAAATGTGGTGTTCATGGGTATGGGAGAGCCTCTTGCCAACTATGAAAATGTCAGAAAGGCTGTTGAGGTGATGGTAAGCCCATGGGGTATAGACCTCTCAAAGAGAAGGATAAGCGTCTCCACCAGCGGTCTGATAGCTCAGATAAAGAGAATGTCAGAGGATCCCATCATGCGGGAAGTAAATCTGGCGGTCTCTTTGAACGCTCCATCGCAAAAGCTCAGGGAGCTTATCATGCCCATATCAAAAACTAACAACCTTTCTGAGCTTATGCAGGTTTTGAAAGAGTATCCGTATCCAAAGGGCAGAAGGATCATGCTTGAGTATGTGCTCATAAAAGGTTTAAACGACAAAAAAGAAGATGCCCTTTCTCTGGCTCAGTTAATAGGAAAGTATAAAAACAAGTTTAAGGTAAACCTGATTCCCTACAATCCAGACCCGGAGCTTCCTTACGAGAGACCCTCCATAGAGGAGGTTTATGAGTTCCAAAAGGTGCTGTGGCAGACTGGTATCTCCACCTTTGTAAGGCTTAGTAAGGGCATAAACATATTTGGAGCCTGCGGACAGCTCAGACAGAGAGATGTGGTAAAATGGAAAGAATGGAAAAAAGGGGAAAGAGCTGGCTTACAGAGCTTATAG
- a CDS encoding ubiquitin-like small modifier protein 1 — MAVVVRIPTPLRRVANGQGEVQVEAKTVRDAIEKLEEMFPGFKERLVDENGELRRFVNLYLNDEDIRFLKGIDSELKDGDVLSIVPAIAGGLSDI, encoded by the coding sequence ATGGCAGTTGTGGTGAGAATACCTACACCCTTAAGGAGAGTGGCTAACGGACAGGGAGAGGTGCAGGTGGAAGCCAAGACGGTAAGAGATGCCATAGAGAAGCTGGAGGAGATGTTTCCTGGCTTTAAGGAAAGGCTTGTTGACGAGAATGGTGAACTAAGGAGATTTGTAAACCTTTATCTCAATGACGAGGACATAAGATTTCTAAAAGGGATAGACAGCGAGCTCAAGGATGGAGATGTCCTATCTATAGTCCCTGCTATAGCAGGCGGCTTATCTGATATATAG
- a CDS encoding class I SAM-dependent methyltransferase → MAHKFDPSKLEKLDDPSRLELFDPKRVLKEFGLKRGMSVLDVGTGAGFYLPYLSEAVGEEGKVYAVDVEPSAVEYAKRKVESMGLKNVYVLKSEENSIPLADDSIDFIFMAFVFHELSNPVEFLKELRRVSKRYTYLAIIDWKKEERDKGPPAQEVYSEWEVGLILEEAGVKVGRIVDLGRYAYGVYALFTKEMV, encoded by the coding sequence ATGGCTCACAAGTTTGACCCTTCCAAGTTGGAAAAGCTGGACGACCCTTCAAGGCTTGAACTTTTTGACCCTAAGAGAGTTCTCAAGGAGTTTGGGCTAAAAAGGGGTATGAGCGTGCTGGATGTTGGCACTGGTGCAGGCTTTTATCTTCCTTATCTTTCAGAGGCCGTAGGAGAGGAGGGGAAAGTTTACGCAGTTGATGTAGAACCATCCGCAGTTGAATATGCAAAGCGTAAAGTAGAAAGTATGGGACTCAAAAATGTTTATGTGCTAAAGTCGGAGGAGAATAGCATTCCACTTGCTGATGATAGTATTGACTTTATCTTTATGGCTTTTGTGTTTCACGAGCTTAGCAATCCCGTAGAGTTTTTGAAAGAACTCAGAAGAGTTTCAAAAAGATATACCTACCTTGCTATAATAGATTGGAAAAAGGAAGAGAGGGACAAAGGACCTCCCGCTCAAGAGGTTTACTCCGAGTGGGAGGTGGGGCTTATATTAGAAGAAGCAGGGGTAAAGGTGGGGAGGATAGTGGACCTTGGCAGATACGCTTACGGTGTTTATGCGTTATTTACTAAGGAAATGGTATGA
- the uvrB gene encoding excinuclease ABC subunit UvrB: MKVQEGFVLQTSLKPAGDQPKAIEELLNNLERGVKEQVLLGATGTGKTFTLANLIAQYNKPTLVIAHNKVLAAQLYREFKELFPNNAVEYFISYYDYYQPEAYIPEKDLYIEKDASINQVLERYRHSATISVLERRDVIVVASVSCIYGLGSPHHYYSMRIKLRVGERISTSKLLRKLVELGYQRNDYTYKRATFSVRANALEVIPSDAEDRIVRIEFWDDEIERITLIDALNRHTIGELEEFTIFPSSHYIAPRSTVEDALLQIERDLIERVKWFKNQGKELEARRLYQRTMYDLEMIREIGHCKGIENYSRYFDGRKPGEPPFTLLDYFPKDFLLIIDESHVTVPQIRAMYNGDRSRKEKLVEYGWRLPSALDNRPLKFEEFLERINQVIYVSATPGDWEIQRSRGIIVEQIVRPTGLLDPEVEVRPTRGQLEDLLREIQIRKKRNERAIVLTTTKRLAEEVADYLTERGVSAKYMHSDLDAIERARIIKDLREGSIDVIVGVNLLREGLDLPEVSLVAILDADKEGFLRSYTSLIQIIGRAARNINGKAILYADRMTESMKRAIEETRRRREKQRKHNHLHGITPRSIVKPVKDLLSIEELDYVKVPSEIPKGIKSEEDIIRRIEKLEREMLECAKKWEFEKAAKLRDEIKKLRELLNLL, from the coding sequence ATGAAAGTTCAGGAAGGGTTTGTTTTGCAAACAAGCTTAAAGCCAGCAGGCGATCAGCCCAAAGCCATAGAGGAGCTTTTGAATAACCTGGAAAGAGGAGTAAAAGAGCAGGTGCTTTTGGGAGCTACAGGCACGGGAAAAACCTTTACTCTTGCAAATCTTATAGCTCAGTACAATAAGCCAACTCTTGTCATAGCTCACAACAAAGTGCTGGCAGCACAGCTATACAGAGAGTTCAAAGAGCTTTTTCCCAACAACGCCGTGGAGTACTTTATCTCTTATTACGACTACTACCAGCCCGAGGCTTACATACCTGAGAAAGACCTGTACATAGAAAAGGATGCCTCCATCAATCAAGTGTTGGAGCGCTACAGACATTCTGCCACCATATCCGTGCTGGAAAGGAGGGATGTTATAGTTGTGGCATCGGTCTCCTGTATATACGGACTTGGGTCTCCTCATCATTACTACTCCATGAGGATAAAGCTGAGAGTAGGCGAGAGGATAAGCACCAGCAAACTGCTCAGAAAACTTGTAGAGCTTGGCTATCAGAGAAATGACTACACATACAAAAGAGCCACCTTTAGCGTCAGGGCAAACGCATTAGAGGTCATCCCCTCGGATGCGGAGGATAGGATAGTCAGGATAGAGTTTTGGGATGATGAGATAGAAAGGATCACCCTTATAGATGCACTAAACAGGCACACCATTGGAGAGCTTGAGGAATTTACCATCTTCCCATCATCCCACTACATAGCACCAAGAAGCACAGTAGAGGATGCTCTTTTGCAGATAGAGAGGGACCTTATAGAGAGGGTCAAGTGGTTCAAAAATCAGGGAAAGGAGCTTGAAGCCAGAAGGCTTTACCAGAGAACCATGTATGATTTAGAGATGATAAGGGAGATAGGGCACTGCAAGGGGATAGAGAACTACTCAAGGTACTTTGATGGTAGAAAGCCCGGAGAGCCACCCTTTACGCTTCTTGATTACTTCCCCAAGGACTTTTTGCTGATAATAGACGAGTCGCATGTGACAGTGCCACAAATAAGAGCTATGTATAACGGAGACAGGTCAAGAAAGGAAAAGCTGGTGGAGTATGGCTGGAGATTGCCATCAGCTTTGGACAACAGACCTCTAAAGTTTGAGGAATTTTTAGAGAGGATAAACCAAGTTATCTATGTATCCGCAACGCCCGGCGATTGGGAAATTCAGAGGAGCAGAGGCATCATAGTGGAGCAGATAGTCAGGCCTACTGGTCTTTTAGACCCGGAGGTGGAAGTAAGACCTACGAGAGGACAGCTGGAGGACCTGCTCAGGGAAATTCAAATAAGAAAGAAAAGAAACGAGAGAGCAATTGTGCTTACCACCACCAAAAGACTCGCGGAAGAAGTGGCAGACTACCTTACGGAGAGAGGAGTCTCTGCCAAATACATGCACTCGGACTTGGATGCCATAGAGAGGGCGAGGATCATAAAAGACCTCAGAGAAGGAAGCATAGATGTTATAGTAGGTGTAAACCTGCTCAGGGAGGGGCTTGACCTTCCAGAGGTTTCTCTGGTTGCCATACTGGATGCAGACAAGGAAGGCTTTCTGAGAAGCTACACATCCCTCATACAAATCATAGGCAGAGCTGCAAGGAACATAAACGGAAAGGCTATTCTTTACGCAGACAGGATGACAGAATCTATGAAGAGAGCCATAGAGGAAACCAGAAGAAGAAGAGAAAAGCAAAGAAAACACAACCATCTTCACGGAATAACCCCCAGAAGCATAGTCAAACCTGTCAAAGACCTCCTCTCTATTGAGGAGCTGGATTATGTTAAGGTACCTTCCGAGATTCCCAAGGGGATAAAAAGCGAGGAGGATATCATCCGCCGAATTGAGAAGTTGGAAAGGGAAATGCTGGAGTGCGCCAAAAAGTGGGAGTTTGAAAAGGCTGCTAAACTTAGGGATGAGATTAAAAAACTCAGAGAGCTTTTAAATCTATTATGA
- the nth gene encoding endonuclease III, whose translation MQKEELVVEVIRRLEKVYPNKLELNFKNPFELLIAVILAAQTTDAKVNHVTERLFKKYKTPEDYLRVPLEELQEDISSINYYRNKAKYIKGACKMIIEDYGGEVPKSIEELTRLPGVGRKTANMILYNAFGINEGIAVDTHTARVSKRLGLTEEEKPDKIEQELMQITPKEEWGKLSNLLILHGRYICTAKNPKHKECVLYDLCPSRES comes from the coding sequence ATGCAGAAGGAAGAACTTGTGGTAGAGGTTATACGCAGGCTTGAGAAGGTTTATCCCAATAAGTTGGAGCTAAACTTTAAAAACCCTTTTGAGCTTCTCATTGCGGTTATACTTGCAGCTCAAACAACGGATGCTAAAGTAAATCATGTTACGGAAAGGCTTTTTAAAAAGTACAAGACGCCTGAGGATTACCTTAGGGTGCCACTTGAGGAGCTACAAGAAGATATAAGCTCAATAAATTATTACAGAAATAAGGCAAAGTATATAAAAGGTGCTTGTAAGATGATAATTGAAGATTACGGTGGGGAAGTTCCCAAAAGCATAGAGGAGCTTACAAGACTTCCGGGTGTGGGAAGAAAGACTGCCAACATGATCCTTTATAACGCCTTTGGCATAAACGAAGGCATAGCGGTTGATACGCACACGGCAAGAGTGAGCAAAAGGCTGGGACTTACTGAGGAAGAAAAGCCAGATAAGATAGAGCAAGAACTTATGCAGATAACTCCCAAAGAAGAGTGGGGAAAACTCTCCAACCTCCTTATACTGCACGGCAGGTACATATGCACTGCCAAAAATCCCAAGCACAAAGAGTGCGTACTTTATGACCTTTGCCCTTCAAGAGAATCTTGA
- the rsmA gene encoding 16S rRNA (adenine(1518)-N(6)/adenine(1519)-N(6))-dimethyltransferase RsmA codes for MRLKKRYGQHILLSKGVIKAIVERLSIQEGDILLEIGPGTGNLTRELLNTPLKKLYLIEIDSQMVHELKKIEDDRVEIFLADATQFDICSLGGELKLVGNLPYNVASLIVENTVIHRKCIPFALFMLQKEVAQKLLKGPSWLSTFVRTFYDLNYVMSVPARFFFPKPKVQSALLEFVRKPDGEMIEDEKDYKRFLTKLYSMRRKAIKSKIEEDILKMANIDPLKRVEELSVAHVLLLYNLSKTHEVDKK; via the coding sequence TTGAGGCTAAAAAAGAGATACGGACAACATATACTACTATCTAAGGGTGTTATAAAAGCTATAGTAGAGCGCCTTAGCATACAAGAAGGTGATATACTGCTGGAGATAGGTCCAGGGACTGGAAATCTCACCCGTGAGCTTTTAAATACTCCCCTTAAAAAGCTCTACCTCATAGAAATAGACTCTCAGATGGTGCATGAGCTAAAAAAGATAGAGGATGATAGAGTGGAGATATTCCTTGCGGATGCCACTCAATTTGATATTTGCTCCTTAGGTGGAGAGCTCAAGCTCGTCGGAAACCTTCCTTACAATGTGGCTAGTCTTATAGTTGAGAATACCGTCATACACAGAAAGTGCATCCCCTTTGCTCTCTTTATGCTACAGAAGGAAGTGGCGCAGAAGCTATTAAAAGGTCCTTCGTGGCTCTCCACCTTCGTAAGAACTTTTTATGACCTTAATTACGTAATGAGTGTGCCTGCAAGGTTCTTTTTCCCAAAGCCAAAAGTCCAGTCCGCACTGTTGGAATTTGTAAGGAAGCCAGACGGGGAGATGATAGAGGATGAAAAAGACTACAAAAGATTTCTCACAAAATTATACTCTATGAGAAGGAAGGCTATAAAGAGCAAGATAGAGGAGGACATATTAAAAATGGCGAATATTGACCCCCTCAAGAGGGTGGAAGAGCTTTCAGTTGCTCATGTCCTTTTGTTGTATAATCTATCAAAAACTCATGAGGTGGATAAGAAATGA
- the speE gene encoding polyamine aminopropyltransferase, with translation MMDVFFIERDPYAPLRHCYPVSKILYEGKSEYQEIMVIESPHFGRVLILDGVAQCDEKFEFIYHEFISHIPLYAHPNPENVLIIGGGDGGALREVLKHKEVKRAVLVDIDKQVIEVSKSFFPTMSVAFEDPRAIVVNEDGYKYVQDYEQEFDVIIVDSTDPVGFAHVLTTEEFFRYVFRALKEDGVYVGQTESIHYHPDIVRRVQKSLKKVFPIVDLYTAVIPGYAGYWWSFSIASKKHPVRNPSREVSVQTKLYSADMHRHAFLPESFYQKLISGEYQV, from the coding sequence ATGATGGATGTGTTCTTTATTGAGCGCGATCCGTATGCTCCTCTTAGGCACTGCTACCCAGTTTCTAAAATTCTTTACGAGGGCAAAAGTGAGTATCAGGAGATAATGGTCATTGAGTCGCCACACTTTGGTAGGGTTCTTATCCTTGATGGTGTGGCTCAGTGTGATGAGAAGTTTGAGTTTATATATCACGAGTTTATATCCCACATTCCTCTGTATGCTCATCCGAATCCAGAAAATGTCCTCATAATAGGAGGAGGAGACGGAGGAGCTCTAAGGGAGGTGCTAAAGCACAAGGAGGTAAAAAGGGCAGTGTTGGTAGATATAGATAAACAGGTGATAGAAGTCTCTAAAAGCTTCTTCCCTACCATGTCGGTAGCCTTTGAGGACCCAAGAGCTATAGTTGTTAACGAAGATGGCTACAAGTATGTGCAGGACTATGAGCAGGAGTTTGATGTGATAATAGTTGATTCCACCGACCCTGTTGGATTTGCTCATGTGCTGACCACAGAGGAGTTTTTCAGATATGTGTTTAGAGCGCTCAAAGAGGATGGCGTGTATGTTGGGCAGACAGAGTCCATACATTACCACCCAGACATAGTAAGAAGAGTGCAAAAATCTCTGAAGAAGGTCTTTCCCATAGTGGACCTTTATACGGCTGTGATACCGGGATATGCAGGCTACTGGTGGTCCTTTTCCATAGCATCAAAGAAGCACCCTGTTAGAAATCCTTCAAGGGAGGTGAGCGTTCAGACAAAGCTCTATAGTGCTGACATGCACCGGCATGCCTTCCTTCCCGAAAGTTTTTATCAAAAGCTCATATCTGGTGAGTATCAGGTATGA
- the metG gene encoding methionine--tRNA ligase, with translation MKFYITTPIYYVNDVPHIGHAYTTVAADVLARFYRQRGYSVFFLTGTDEHGLKIQKSAQERGISPKELADQNAENFKKLWKFMNISYDRFIRTTDEEHIKFVQEVFVKSYENGDIYKGEYEGWYCVGCEEFKPESELLEGNICPVHLKPCEYVKEPSYFFRLSKYEEELIRLYEWHKDFIMPEYRRNEVISFVKQGLKDLSITRPSVRVKWGIEVPFDREQTIYVWFDALFNYISALYDRPHYWPADLHLVGKDILRFHAVYWPAFLMSVGYQVPKSIFAHGWWKVEGKKMSKSLGNVIDPYKMVQDYGLDEVRYFLLREVPFGQDGDITQEGLKNRLVGELSNQIGNLFSRVSSMVIRYTEGKASGEKDRSYEAFCGEVIKDHHHRMEKVDFYNALEAVLKLSNFLNKYVDEKAPWSLAKSDEKKLKDVLYTLTDGLFVLAYLLYPFMPSKMELVFESFGIETLPEKIVPYSFGSYSVREKLLLFPRRI, from the coding sequence ATGAAGTTTTATATCACCACTCCCATATACTATGTTAACGATGTGCCTCATATAGGGCATGCCTACACTACTGTGGCGGCGGATGTTCTGGCAAGGTTTTACAGACAAAGAGGCTACAGTGTTTTCTTTCTTACGGGTACAGATGAGCATGGACTAAAGATACAAAAATCCGCTCAGGAGAGAGGTATATCACCCAAGGAATTGGCGGACCAAAACGCGGAAAACTTCAAAAAGCTTTGGAAGTTTATGAACATAAGCTACGATAGGTTTATAAGGACTACAGATGAAGAGCATATAAAGTTTGTGCAGGAAGTTTTTGTAAAGAGTTATGAGAACGGAGACATATACAAAGGTGAGTACGAAGGCTGGTACTGTGTGGGATGTGAAGAGTTTAAGCCCGAAAGCGAACTTTTGGAAGGAAACATCTGTCCGGTGCACTTAAAACCCTGTGAGTATGTAAAAGAACCATCTTACTTCTTCAGACTTTCCAAGTATGAGGAAGAGCTTATCAGACTTTACGAATGGCATAAAGATTTTATAATGCCTGAATACAGAAGGAATGAGGTTATAAGCTTTGTAAAGCAGGGGCTTAAGGATCTTTCCATCACAAGACCCAGCGTCAGAGTAAAGTGGGGTATAGAAGTTCCCTTTGACAGAGAGCAGACCATATATGTGTGGTTTGATGCTCTCTTTAACTACATATCTGCCCTTTATGACAGGCCACATTACTGGCCTGCGGACCTGCACCTGGTAGGCAAAGACATTTTAAGGTTTCATGCAGTATACTGGCCAGCTTTTTTAATGTCCGTAGGCTATCAGGTGCCCAAAAGCATCTTTGCTCATGGTTGGTGGAAGGTGGAGGGTAAAAAAATGTCCAAATCCTTAGGAAATGTCATAGACCCTTATAAGATGGTGCAAGATTATGGACTTGATGAGGTAAGGTACTTTCTCCTGAGGGAGGTACCCTTTGGTCAGGATGGGGACATAACGCAGGAAGGCCTAAAAAACAGGCTTGTGGGAGAGCTTTCCAACCAAATAGGTAATCTCTTTAGCAGAGTAAGCTCTATGGTCATAAGGTATACGGAAGGGAAAGCATCTGGCGAAAAGGACAGGTCCTACGAGGCTTTCTGCGGGGAGGTGATAAAGGACCACCATCACAGAATGGAAAAGGTGGACTTTTACAACGCTCTTGAGGCAGTGCTTAAGCTCTCCAACTTTTTGAACAAGTATGTGGATGAAAAGGCACCTTGGAGCTTAGCCAAGTCTGACGAGAAAAAGCTAAAAGATGTCCTTTATACGCTTACCGATGGTCTCTTTGTCTTAGCTTACCTTCTTTATCCCTTTATGCCAAGTAAAATGGAGCTTGTATTTGAAAGCTTTGGCATAGAAACCTTGCCAGAAAAGATAGTACCTTACAGCTTTGGCTCTTACTCAGTCAGAGAAAAACTTCTCCTCTTCCCAAGAAGGATATAA